In Dryocola sp. LX212, the genomic stretch CAGGCGCTTTAGCAGACGCAGCTGGTCTTCGCTGTCCAGAATCTGGAAGTCCTGCGGCAGGCTGGCGTCCATGTGGTGCGCGCGCAGCAGGCGGTGCGCCAGGCCGTGGAACGTACCGACCCACATGCCGCCCTGGCTGGTGCCCATCAGCTGGCCGATACGGTGACGCATTTCAGCCGCCGCTTTGTTGGTGAAGGTCACCGCCATAATAGAGTACGGAGAGCAGTTCTCGACCATCATCAGCCAGGCGATACGGTGTACCAGTACGCGTGTTTTACCGCTGCCCGCCCCTGCCAGCACCAGCATATTGCTGCGCGAGGCCGCGACGGCTTCACGTTGTTTATCATTCAGGCTGTCTAGCAGGTAAGAAACGTCCATTGGCACCGCCGTTAAAGGAGTATGGGATACTCTAAATAATTCGAGTTACAGGAAGGCGGCAAGCTCGGGAATCCCCAGGAGCTTACATAAAGTAAGTAACTGGGGTGAGCGAGTGCAGCCAACGCACCTGTAGCTTGAAGTATGACGAGTATCAACACCTGGAATTTTATACAGAGTTGTGGTGATTATATCAGCGCGGTGAGGGATGCCAACCGCGAAATTTCGAGATGAGGTAACAGGCGGCTGTCGTCGATCTGCATCAGGTCGCCGTCGTGCAGGTTTATCCAGCAGGCCTGCATGCCGCAGCGGACGGCTCCGGCAACGTCCGTGGTCAGGTCGTCACCCACGTGAAGGATTTGCGCAAGCGGCACGTCGAGCTTTTGCGCCGCCAGATGGTACATATCATTAAACGGTTTTGAACGTCCGTGCGGGCCAGCCCGCAGAACGAACTTAAAGTATTTATCAAGCCCGAAAAGATGCGGCTCCGCGTTGCCGTTGGTGATCGCCACCAGCGGCCATTTTTCGGCGAGCTTCGCGAGCGTGTCGTGAGTTTCTTCCGGCACGTCAATACGGCTGCGCCACGCTGCAAAATTCGCCATGGAAGCCGTAGCACCCGCCGAAGCTTCTTCTGCGCTCAAGCCCGCGTCGAGCATTGCTTGCTCAACGGCACGACGACGCCATTCGGTCACGTCGTGATAGATATCAGGCTCGGCAAGGCGAATCGCATGGCGCAGGCGCATGAAATCAGGCTTTTTTAACGCGCTCAGGCTCGGATGGTAGTTCTGC encodes the following:
- the yigB gene encoding 5-amino-6-(5-phospho-D-ribitylamino)uracil phosphatase YigB, with protein sequence MHFYRPLGPVAALTFDLDDTLYDNRPVIERTELESLSFVQNYHPSLSALKKPDFMRLRHAIRLAEPDIYHDVTEWRRRAVEQAMLDAGLSAEEASAGATASMANFAAWRSRIDVPEETHDTLAKLAEKWPLVAITNGNAEPHLFGLDKYFKFVLRAGPHGRSKPFNDMYHLAAQKLDVPLAQILHVGDDLTTDVAGAVRCGMQACWINLHDGDLMQIDDSRLLPHLEISRLASLTALI